The sequence cattgaggacatgTTGACGTAAGATAAAAAGAAGCAAAGGGTCAGATTCAAAAGTTCAGATTTCAACCCATTTACATGCACGAACTAATTCAATTAGATAGAACatcttttgaataatatttgATTGTTAATTGTGtcaaaagtttttcaaattctGTCATCACCATTACTGTAACTAAACCTTTATGCGTTGGTAATTTAATGTAATCAAAATTAATGTGATCAAATAGATGGAGAAGACAACAATCAATTGAATAAGAGTAACGAAAAACAGACTCAaattaatacaatatattatgatgATCAGATGAGTCTCCATTTAATAATATGCAGATTTTTCAAGAAACAGATGCTACATAGGATGCTAACTGGTCTAATTTCCTATGTCTGTGGTACTTTGTGACAAAAAAGACTTCATACTTGTGAGTTTTAGTTCATCTTTTACTTCAATTGTCGTATTTGAAAGATATACGAGGAAAGGTATATGATTTGCCTTAGTAATTGATTCGTCTTTGATGAATTTTGCAGTAAAGTTATCCAATTACGatataatcaaaaatttaatttattaagaCACAAAGTCTTCCTAGGCCTACTTTGtatgttaatttcaattaaacaaTATTCTAGGTAACTTTACTGTAACAATGTTGGAACATTGCGTAATTAAAACCAATTATTTTTGGTCCTGGTAGAAAATTGTCAACAAGAGAAGAACAGTTGTGACGAAATTGTTTTCAGTTTCTTTTTAAGTGACATTATGTTAGTCTGGTCGATACAAAACGGTAGTTGTCCGATTTCGCTGTTTTGCACTATATCATATAGATCGTTGACAGAGTGCTTTTGAGAATTTGTAGCTTCCTCTATCTTGCCTAAAACATTGTTTTCCTTatcctttaaaaattaaaatcccgaaaatactgaactccaaggaaaattcaatacggaaagtccccaatcaaatggcaaaatcaaatgaaaaatcacatcaaacgaatggaaaacaactgtcatattcctgacttcgtacaggcattttcaaaaatagaaaatggtgaattgaacctggtGTTAAATTATAGCGCTAATCCAcgcacttgtatgacagttgcgtCAATATCCATTATATGTACAACGATACGTGAACAATACagacataaaaagtaaataaaggcaacagtggtataccgctGATCGtaaatcataaatcgattgagagaaaaacaaatcagggttacaaactaaagctgagggaaacacatcaaacataaaaagagaaatacgacacaacagaaagaATCAAATGTTACATATACCGAAACGAGCTATATCACAACAAAGGCCTTTTTTCCTGACTTTTTACAGGACATTTTACAGAACAAAATGGAATGTTGGACTTGATTTTGTGCCATGCCCAACCTTTCGCTTTAATGGTAGTTTTAAATGTAACATtataatgacaacattacatgatagGACTATATTActaataaatgggagaacatatagaACAAGAATCACACGAATGAAAGCTAACGAAGATACCagaatttaatacgccagaagcgTGTTTCGTCGACACTagactaaccagtgacgctcagatgaacaaaagttcgaaagccaaaagtacaaagttgaagagcattgaggaccaaaaattccaaaaagttgtgcctaatACGGCTAGGGGTTTCTGTCTgagataagaacatccttattgtttagaataattcatacttttgcaaacaatatgtattttttataaaattattatataatagatatacatgataaaaccaAAATGGTGACTGCTACAACCTAAACCAGATCATACAAATTCACAGGCGAGATAGCCTAAGTCATCAATGCACGGAGTGACGTCACAATTGACAAATtagggtacagcagtcatcataaggtgtacatgtccaactggcaggtgtcatctgaccttgacctcattttcatggttcagtggttatagctTAGTTTTTGTgctttggtctgtttttctcatactttatgtaATTGGTCTactgtatttgttgtatggaatggttgtaaggtgtagATGTCTAGAGGGCagatgtcatttgaccttgacctcattttcatggtgcAGTGgtaaaagttaagattttttagttgtggtctttttatctaatactttatgccataggtcaactatatttggtgtatggaaatattttatgatcagTTTGTCAGTcgtgcatgttttatttgaccatgatcTCAttgcgtagtggaattaactgtttttggattcttataaattatatatataactttttgactagtttaaatctcggtctatttctgaaatttcttctcacatacttttgattttttaaccctgtacgCTAACATtgcctttgtaaattttaaaattgtttgtatgcacattgaacgaaaaatttatgtgacgtataaaaaaaattctgacgtcagacactcaaatcaattaatgttttcgtagatagtagatgtttttgtgttctgttgaattgttccttttaaaaatgttatactatgatgactgatgtacccatattttgactttttatttattgtgtttgtgtatttaacgcatcaatgtaaacataacggaatttgatgagactgccattaaagtgagagggttagcgctatagaaccaggtttaacccaccattttctacatttgaaaatacctgttccaagtcaggaatatgacagttcttgtccatttgtttttgatgcgttttgttatttgattttgccatgttattatggactttcctaattgattttcctctaagttctgaatttttgtgattttactttttcatggttcattgctcagtgttaagtttttgttttttgtctatttttataaaactataagcaataggtcaactattttgttgtatggaagcattgttagctgtaaatgtctgcctggcatggttcatctgaccttgacctcattttcatgggtCACTGTATGAAGGATGGCATATTTCCTACATgttctttcttaatttttggaacacgttttagaaattcaaatgtgacgtaaCTTTGAGCGTAATAATGGTTATGGCTAGCAAGGCTgtgattttttgtaatttatccGTTTTTGTTCCATAGCTAGTCACCACTCCAGATTAATCATGtgtatctattatatagtcattttataaaattttctgtttgcaaaagtatatattattcagttttaattctaaataataTCAAAGGATGTTCTTGTCCCAGGTGGATAACCCTGGTCGTATTGGTCAcgactttttgaaatttttggtcctcagtgcTTTTTAGCTTTGAATTGttttggctttaaaaaaaaaattcatcaaGGCGTCGCTGGTTACTCTTGTGTAGACCTGACGCGAGTCTGGGgtattaattttttaacaacGTACCTTTTGTTGGCTATTAATCGTTTGTTTCtctatattttctcccatttatttgtattgtagttctgtcatataatgttgtcattttgatcttataattaacattgacattaaagtgggaggtttggcatgccacaaaaccaggttcaacccaacacttttatcttaaaattcCCAGTACCAAGTCTGGGaaattgccattgttatattatagttcgtttttgtgtgtgttactttttagtgttgtgtttctgttgcgTCGCAGTTCTCTGAAATCTGATGCATGTCgatccctcagttttagtttgtaactcggatttatttttttctatcgatttgtgaattttgaacagcggttaactactgtttccttttaaaatttatcttaaATGAAAGTCAATAGATTCTGATATTTTCCTGTGGGTGATCGTTGTCTGTCTTGTCTTATACTTTTGATCGTCCTTTGAATCGCTATTACTTTTGCTGATTATCTAAATTCCGCAGACGCTCGAACCTtcaaatgtaaatgttttatttgttatagcataaatataaaaaaaaatcgataacTTTCTATTCAAAAACGCAATATTTCCTGTATGGTATATAGTGATATAAAACTTcctctttttaatattttcaatcaattttcaattggTTTCcctaattacattgtgtatgcACGATGTGACATTTTTATCAAAAGATACATTAGTATCAAGGCTCTGAATAATTTGTGATTAGCTAACTTATCAATTAGAACATTGAACCTGTGACTCTAACACGAGTTGTgcaaatatctatatttaaacGGCTAATAAGCGGAAGTTTGTGTACCCTGATAATCAAAGTGTACATTCATATCTAAAGATGTCGGAAAATGATCGACTTTTGGGGCCAGGCAAAAGGTAAAGCTAATCTAAATGACATATTGGGaagaaattatataatttataataataattttcactTTTTGAGAAGTTGAGTATTAATTAAGCTTACTTTCACTTTCTGTTTTCATCTTCCCAAAATAAAGGTCAATACACAGGTGTGTCAATAGTCAATTTCATATGTAGCGCTCTATAAAACTTTTATCATTCTTGTTATTTCACAATAGACCGGAAGTGGGTAgccttaagaaaaaaaacattaatatatagatatctacacaaatttataaacgaatgaaaaagaaataagacATGAACAGGTAagattattttgtttcaattcCCAAGTAGttgatataaatttaatgtaaattcGATGTAATAGGtaagatttatttatatctcTTGTTTGTTAATATATTATGTTTCATTCTTCCTCATTGTTCCTAATATAGTAGATCTACCTTTTAATATTCTACTATAAAatttggttgttgtttgttgatctTTGGTGGCAGTTAAACTTACTTAATAATGTGATCGGTTTCATTTCAAATAGTCGCCCTTAAGAATGATAGTTTCGTGTACAACTGAACAGACATTTGGATCAATTCCGTACAGTacgttaatttctgtttcattttggtctcttgtggagaattgtctcattggcaatcataccatatcttcattttcacaattacaATAAATTCAATCGTTAAGGTAGCACTTTTGTGCAGATATAGGTATTGTAGTGTATATAATTTAGCGCTGTGGATAGTAAAGTTTGAATTGATAGTAAATAGCATATATACAATTTAGttaaaagtatatttatttgtgttcgtattttacataaaaaagacAACATATTTCTAAGTTTCcaattttaacaacaaaaaaacaattacaattGCCATGTAAATTAATACATCGATAGATTTTTATAGATAACTATCGAAATTTGAATCCAACAGTGTAAGAGTTAAATTTTATGCTGACAATTGTTTTATCCCTTAACAGGATACAACATCACACCTTGATAACTGTATAGCACCGACCGCTTAGCCTCATGTTCGGCGCTCTAGACCACAAGACCACATCCGttatattcaaaaaaataaaatgtttaaaatcacTGAGTCGTAGTGTTACCTTGTCACGTTAGGCGAATTAAAAGATTGGGATAAGACTTGATTTTTAAGCGTGTGTAGATGgtctataattattttctatacacaatgtatttttatttgtcagcAATCTAAGTTATAACTCGGTATTTTATTACATACCATTATATCAggtacattttatataagaaagtCCCTGTTAATATATTCAGGGACAGAAATAGGAATAAGTATATCAAACAATTTAGTCTAAGCGAATGGTAACCATACATTATATATGCCCACAGGATCTAAGTGTGTctgatattttaatgttataattaacattgccatttcAGCGGAAGGTTTGACATGCAacaaaaccagattcaacccaccattttttataaaatgccctgtaccaagtaaggaaaatGGCCCTTGTTACattttagttcgtttctgtgtgtgttacgtttcggtgttgttactcttatatttgatacgtttccctcagttttagtttgtaaccgggatttgttttttctctatcgatttatgaattttgaacagcggtatactactgttgcctttatttatacattgtaaatacaaatatctaTATGTGTCTTAAAATTGAACCAACTGTGTTAACGAGTTAGATTTTTATGCTGAAAATTTTTTGTCCCTCAACCGGATATATAAAGTACTTTTGAGAACAAGCAAATATTTGACCTACTGTCAACTCGTATAAAAACATGATCTGATGGCCTTATACTATGTAACAGAATATTGATATTAAACTTGTTGTCTGCTCATGTATGTCCAGCGGGAAATATTTCACGAAATAGATATCTGATATGAGATTGAAATTATTTCTGACCATGTCCACACTATAAgttctttttatgccccacctacgatagtagaggggcattatgtttctAGTCAGTGcttccgttcgtccgttcgttcgtccgttcctgcttcaggttaaagtttttggtcgaggtagtttttgatgaagttgtagtccaatcaatttgaaacttagtacacatgttccctatgatatgatatttctaattttaatgtcaaattaaagtattgactcCAATTtaatggtccactgaacaaagaaaaagatagtgtgaagctcaggttaaagtttttggtcaaagtagtttttgatgaagttgaagtccaatcaacttgaaactaagtacaaatgttaactatgatatgatctttctaattttaatgccaaattaagtattgaccccaatttcaaggtccagtgaacatgtaaaatgatagtgcgagttgttgggcatccgtgtactatggacacattcttgttttagtGATGCTTTATAGTGGAAAGAAAATGTAGCATGTTAATTGCGAAATGGGCATTGATTAATATTTTCATCCGCAAAGTTAACATTGCAAACACATAAATCCTCGGAAGAACCAGATTATGTcgttttaaaataaagtacatttCTTTGGcacatgtttcatttttttgagGTGTACAACTAACTATTGTAACttggtattattttttcagtggCTATCAAGGCGGGCAAGCAACTCCCTATCCATCTTCTGGGGGATATCAAGGTCCTCAGCCTGGAGGGTCTCACCAGGGTGGACCTTCAGCAGGAGGTTATCCTGGCGGTCAACAAGCAGGTGGGTATCCGGGCGGCCAACCTGCAGGAGGATATCCTGGCGGCCAACCTGCAGGTGGATATTCAGGAGGCCAACCTGCAGGTGGATATTCAGGAGGCCAACCTGCAGGCGGATATTCGGGAGGCCAACCTGCAGGCGGATATACTGGTGGACAACCATCTGGTGCATACCCTGGTACTCCGACTGCATCTAATCAAGGAAGCGGATATATAGGTTGGCTTTTAAACATAGATTTTATGCTTAATATTTGTTAAgacaattatttgtaaaacaaaatgccaattacaatgttaacaaatatatataaaatttgaaagaggAAATGCAGAATGATTGTTAATTCATATATGAACATGGAATGCAATTTGTtctaatacaatttaaaaataattcttgttATTCATTTGGTTAGCACCTCCTCAGGGGGTATCAGTTCCACAGTATACTGGTGCAATTCCTGAAAATGAGGCTCCCACAGACCAGCAATCTGAACCAACAGCACCACCTCTGGAAAAGATGGATGCTATTCCAGGATATCAAAATATTGGATTCACTGAATGTAAATAagttttctattatttcatTAAAGTAGCAAATATTGTGTATATGAGAAAGAATATAACGATATAAAAGACATCGCCAATCAAGAAAACCGTAACTGAATTAATGATTAAATAATAAACGATCTGCATGACAATATGATCTTTTACATTAAGCAATgcgattgagaatggaaacgggaaATGTTttgaagagacaacaacccgaccaaagagcagaacacAGCACAAgccaaccaatgggtcttcaactcAGCAAGAAAATACCACACCCAGAATCGCGTatcagctggctcctaaacataaatatacacataacaAGTTAAGCAATGTGCGTTATTCTAAACTCAGAAACATATGtatgaatcaaaatttaaaaggtCAGAGATTTCTAACTTGGGTCACGCGCGGGCAGCGGGTAAAACATAATTTGTAAGACATCAACCCTTCCCTATACCTTAAGCCAATGTAGAATTAACAAACACATAGTAATACGCGCAGAAAAACTCAGTTTAAAGAAATCCGAGTCCATTGTTAGAATGGGTAAAAGAAGACTTCAATATTCACAGCACATTTTTGGGTAATCCCTTTTGCagcaagtattttttttaaaagtcgtTAAAAACTTAAAGCATTGTTTAACAAtgcttaaagtttttgaaaagtcCCCAAACAATGAACTTTTAGTTAGCCTATTTTCTGCATTCACAGCACGCTAAAATAAGAAACTGTCCAGTTGATCTAGCACATCTTTGACTGTATATAAACTTTGAGATAGTTTATTAAGGGGAATACAATTAGAAAAACAGGGTTAGGCAGGGTTACTATATGATAAAACAAAGTCAACGTTATACAAATTGTCATTACACCTTTATCGTGGTTGCAATACCACACCTTTATCGTGGTTGTACTACCTATTATTTTACAGCATTTCTCCCTCCACCACCAACTTATCAAGATGCAATGAAAGGACCACCTCCAGaaagacaaaatatatctaAGTTAGTATTTCAagttataattgaaaataatattgttatttgataaaacaaGTCTTTGGAGAAAATCGAAACTCCATGCTTGTAATTGTTCATTCAGAAATATCaatggctttcaaatattcggatTTGAGCGTTCCTAATGAAGACAAATCCAGAAAGCGTTTCGGAAGcatgaaattaacaacttgttgttttgattttgtatttatcagtgtgaggattttttttagttaggTTTTATGGCTATATTTTATGACTATATACTTACCAGTTGTATGTTATTTGGTCTTCTATTGTCATTGGGCTAAACTATTGCGATTATACCACTGTTTTCGACCTACTATAAAACTATGATTTCTGATggttttacattaaaatttaagtGTACCAACAATAACAGAACAAGAAGCTAGGGATGCTTTGCTGGAATTTGTAGCAGATAACTGTTGCTATGGAAAACGAGCCGCGGAAGATTTAAATTTCAACGACTTAAAGTCAAGTAGTGCCTTTCACGTAAGCGATCTTATTTCAGTCTTATTTGTAAGAACTTTgaagaaaaatcattttgtccagtcaaactaagatttaacctcaaactaattgcaacagaaaatgtttgaGTAAATGTAAATTAGCAAATCAAATCTTAATACTGTATGATTTTCATATTACATaatgaatatcaatgaaaataatattctccataaaatcttatttattaatAATCTGTCATTGAAAACGTTTCATCAACATCATGTAATACATTGAATATATGATTTACAGTACACTATGGAAAGTTTTACCGAAGCAAGATCAACAGAATGGGCATACGAACCTTATACTGGTAAGACAATCACTCAGTTATACTCGGCTAAAAAGGCATTAGCAACTTAAAAGCGAAGTTATGGAATTTTGCAGTGTTTTTAATGATTTAGGGGCCAAGAAAATGCTTCCTCATAAGGACAAAATAGTTTTAGAGCAGTTATGACTTATCTTCACtataaacacaattttaacaaaGTCTTACCAAACAGAAATTTTTCTaactgataaaatagtttttcAATCAATTTGGTGTAACTGTTACTATTCGGttgtttaaacttaatttttaaaaagtacaatgattggaaatgaaaataaatgtatgcaTGTTATAATTATAGTTCAGCTACATTAGCATGATGACATTGAGTTGAATATATGGACATAATGTATAACGCTTAGCAACTGGTAATCCAACGGGTACTAACTGTCCCCTTTATTACATGTTTGTCATTTTACTGTTACAACTGTTTTGAATAACGGTAATATgcatgcaaaaaaataaaacaaacaggaCGTTACTACCACCTAGTTTGAagagaataaataaaaaatatcttttataataattgtatgtatacaaaatacatttcgaaataaaataattttattattaaattgtcATTAAAAAGGACAACCAATCGATGGTCCTCATAACGGACCAGCACCGGGACCATGGGATATACAGTCCAAACCATCACAACTCTTCAAAAACGAAGTAAGAAGGATAGAGGTACCACATACAGCATCGATAAAGGTAACTTTGTCTACCAACTTATATGTGTATAGATAATGTCGGATCgttatttttgaatttcatcTCTTTTGTGACACTGCTATTCATATTTTGCCATTCATTTTTTCCCCTCCAATTTCTAGTTTAAGTTTGTTTCGGGTGTGTCCAATAATGGTGAATATGTAAAGCGTGTACATAAAGTGtgtacaatataaataattatacttTGAATAGAGATTTAAGACAAGTGTTTATGAAAATGATGTTATCACTAATTCAGTATGTGTTGTTAAATTAATCAAATTGAGTGTGCCGTTccaaatatttgcaactggacgaTAACATACAACACATAATCACTTTAATAAATACGACAGGagcaaagaaaaataagaaatgaaactatattttcacatttctaaGTTTAATAAAAGGTCCTATTTTCACAATTCTGAGTTGAGTATAAGGATATTGTGACAATGTTAAGTTAATATCATAAATTTAATTTGCAGCCTTGTCATCATTGTTTTGCATCAGGGTTTATCCGGTGCCACAAATGTCAAGGTCGAGGAAGGGTAAGTATGAACTTGAAAATTACATTATTCCTTATTCAAATGAATATTGCAATAGAAAGCATTGTTTCTAACATAACATACTAGTATGTAGCATAGTTGTTGTCGGTCATAATGGACAGATCGAAAATTGTTGACCAATGGGAGTGGACATATTTTTATggacacttttttttcaataacataCTCGAACAAAATTATGAGAAAGACAAAGTTGGAATCGAACTATAATTTTTCAATTCCCTTCtggaacatttttatttatagataattgGTCAATGTTCTGttaaagagggacaaaagataccagataACTTTTTGTTAGCACTCGTGTTTTAAACAATTGCTTTAAGAGAGTGATATACTGGTTTATCTTTTTTCCTCCCGTCCGTCCGCATTACGTTTCTGTTGCATTTTCCATCTGAAGTCAGAAGCATCGTCAGTGTTTGTCTTATGTCATCGTGTCTTAATGTTATTAGggtttcagatataaaaaaaatgtttcttgaatttattttcatagaCTCGTACAGATGTAGAGATTGACTGAATGTTGCCCTTTTAATGCCTTTTGGTTCTTTTTATCGTTTGGTTGCTGTTTCATTCAAGAATATCCTAGcgctttctttttttatagacaATAAAGGAATTGAAAGCTTATACTGGTATATGTCAATGCTAATTTTCTTCCAGACTCGATGCTTTACTTGTAATGGTTCCGGAATGAGAATGGGGCATAACCATCATCACCACGACCACCACCACCATGGTCATCATGACAACCATCATCACCACCATCATGGGTTTGAAGATGATAATAGGTGTACTTGGTGTCATGGCAGTGGATTTCGGGAGTAAGTATGTTTAGTATGAACAAAAACCGCGGATTCGAGGTCTAAGTGTCTAGTTTGATCTAGACGGAGAATGCATTAGCgttttgtttgttatgtgtTTTGGTACATGTGGGTTTACATAAATTGGTCAATTTGTATTTTCTAGTTTGCACGGctaaatgtaatttctttttgtCAGTTGTTATGGAAGTGTGCTTTCTTTGCCAACACCTCATTTTACACAAACAAAACGTAAATGGTAAGAAAGATATGTTTAAAAGTACTTTATATTTCAGTAAATTCCTATAGTTAAGCATTCTATACgtaattacaaataaaacagtaaACCACCAATAAGATGTGATGTTTTTGTTGAGGAAACTGTTTATGATAGTGAATAATTGTGTATTTGTTCAGTTTTGAGTCACATAAGACAACTATGTTTTTTTCCAGCTGTGGCACATGCCACACAAGAGGAATGGTTGTATGTCCCCTGTGTAGAGGTTACCATCAGTTGAAGTGTTACATATGTCTTACAATCAAATGGTAAGTTTGACCAACTGACAAAGCAGTAAAAGCTGTAAAGTCGTACTTTATTTCACTCCTAACGTTTATGAGTGTTCACCATTTTCTTGTAATTGGTTAACTGTGATATATGTAAAGGTTAGACAATACTTGGTAattttttatgaagatttaaagCAAACGCTTTAAGCTTCAAATTTTCAGAAAACACGACCAG is a genomic window of Mytilus trossulus isolate FHL-02 chromosome 1, PNRI_Mtr1.1.1.hap1, whole genome shotgun sequence containing:
- the LOC134690993 gene encoding protein SSUH2 homolog isoform X2, encoding MNSGYQGGQATPYPSSGGYQGPQPGGSHQGGPSAGGYPGGQQAGGYPGGQPAGGYPGGQPAGGYSGGQPAGGYSGGQPAGGYSGGQPAGGYTGGQPSGAYPGTPTASNQGSGYIAPPQGVSVPQYTGAIPENEAPTDQQSEPTAPPLEKMDAIPGYQNIGFTESFLPPPPTYQDAMKGPPPERQNISNVPTITEQEARDALLEFVADNCCYGKRAAEDLNFNDLKSSSAFHYTMESFTEARSTEWAYEPYTGQPIDGPHNGPAPGPWDIQSKPSQLFKNEVRRIEVPHTASIKPCHHCFASGFIRCHKCQGRGRTRCFTCNGSGMRMGHNHHHHDHHHHGHHDNHHHHHHGFEDDNRCTWCHGSGFRDCGTCHTRGMVVCPLCRGYHQLKCYICLTIKWHTEEDHHIVERTALPDHLIKQAQGQVAFEESMPRVYPITQFQDSEVNQASATLVAKHQFPSKAILMQRQRVRIVPVTVCMYKWKDGDSDFIVYGFEKKVYAPNYPQKCCCGCSII
- the LOC134690993 gene encoding protein SSUH2 homolog isoform X1 — encoded protein: MSENDRLLGPGKSGYQGGQATPYPSSGGYQGPQPGGSHQGGPSAGGYPGGQQAGGYPGGQPAGGYPGGQPAGGYSGGQPAGGYSGGQPAGGYSGGQPAGGYTGGQPSGAYPGTPTASNQGSGYIAPPQGVSVPQYTGAIPENEAPTDQQSEPTAPPLEKMDAIPGYQNIGFTESFLPPPPTYQDAMKGPPPERQNISNVPTITEQEARDALLEFVADNCCYGKRAAEDLNFNDLKSSSAFHYTMESFTEARSTEWAYEPYTGQPIDGPHNGPAPGPWDIQSKPSQLFKNEVRRIEVPHTASIKPCHHCFASGFIRCHKCQGRGRTRCFTCNGSGMRMGHNHHHHDHHHHGHHDNHHHHHHGFEDDNRCTWCHGSGFRDCGTCHTRGMVVCPLCRGYHQLKCYICLTIKWHTEEDHHIVERTALPDHLIKQAQGQVAFEESMPRVYPITQFQDSEVNQASATLVAKHQFPSKAILMQRQRVRIVPVTVCMYKWKDGDSDFIVYGFEKKVYAPNYPQKCCCGCSII